TTCATATTGACAGATTAAAGTGTACATGGGAGATGGGTGGCATTTGGATTTCAAACAAACACACTTTGATTTATACTCCCCACCTGATTTCTATTGCAAggtaggtttctcatttgaaaaTGCTAATGGTTTTAAAGTATTCCTTTGTGAGTAACATAATTCTGTGACCAATTTGAAATGCAGGTTGGCATAGCAGGGGTACCAGCTGATCAGATAATGAAGAAAACAAAGCCAAAGGAGGACAATTGGACACCTGTTTGGGAACAAGAATTCACATTTCCATTGACTGTTCCTGAACTGGCTTTGCTTCGAATTGAAGTCCACGAGTACGACATGTCTGAGAAGGATGATTTTGCTGGCCAAACTTGTTTGCCTGTCTCTGAGTTGAAACCAGGGATCCGTGCAGTTCCCCTCTCTGATCGCAAGGGAGAAATGTTAAATTCAGTAAGGCTGCTCATGCGCTTTGACTTTGTCTGAGACACTGAAGAAGAGATACTGTCctgtgattttttattttgggtcGAGTTTTTCCATCACATGTTGGTGCTGTTTTCTTGTAATATAGTTGTTTATcctttatttaatctttttaacttttgtacATGCTAAGAACCTCTTTTGACAACATTTTGAACTTGTAAGAGATCTTGGAATATTAGTACCatatgaaataatatttaaattttctaaaagatTTTGTTGGTCTTTGTTTAAGATGGTGATATTCACATTCAAAACATGTTGCAAATAATCTAGGAACTTGACCGTTGGCTAATAGCCATCATTTCCAGCTCAATGAGACAGCAAAGGACAGATTTTGCCTTTCGCCCTTTCCATATTCAGCCTGCCTTTTTTTCTGGAAATTTTCCCTGCCTTCTTTTCTAGAAATTTTCCATTGCGTTTTCCATTTGGTATTTTTCAGAAAggagtaaaatttaataaaagacttttcttttcttaactAAAGATACCgtgagaaaaaaaagtatggTTTTGAGATTACGGCATGAGAATATTATTGGTGCAAGAAAGAAGAGTAAAAGAGAATCAAGCAAAGATTGTTTACGtctaacaaaacaaaaatcacaGAATCCAcccattaaataaatttacaaaaaaaaaaaaaatcaagtttcAACCCATCTATCAATATCACCTTTTAATAAATGCAGAACAGGCTGGTATATATCAAGGTCTATTATGGCAATAAAAGGGCAAATATTCTGTTTCCACTGTAACCTCACATTCTAACAAGAGTTGATCACTTGATCTCTTTAAAAGGAATATGTTCTTtgcttaaattttcttttctttttaatcaagCATCGAGAATCCtccaacacacacacataaagGAACAAGAATTTATTCTGTAAGACCACTTAATACGACTAAATTTGAGGCACAATATTGACATTTAAGCAATGCAGCACAGCAGCTTTCGGACGGCGGGCATGGgaaccaaataattaaaaaaaaaaaaaacaagcttATCTGAAGTAAGACGAGTATAAAAGTAGAGAAGCAGAGAAGCTGATTGACACAAATCATTCTTCATTGTACTCACTAAACTAATGTACAATTGATTACGAAATAGACTTCGAAACATCACAAGAAAACTGAGAGTAAGATATATGATATAGTTTTGCCTAAGATACAATGCATTTCTTGATATAAGGGCCAGAAAGATTCAACGTTAATAGATTTTGTAAGAAAGAGATGGGTAGTTATCTATTGTGTGGGTTGCCGGCATGCTTTACCAGGAAGCATAAGGTGGCTGAGGCAGGGCCACCAGCGGATGTGAAGGAGATGTTCAAGAAATATGCCGAAGGTGGCACCCATATGACGGTGGAGCAGCTGTGGCAGTTCTTGGCTGAAGTTCAAGGCCACGGTGGCGTGTCGATTGAAGATGCAGAGCAGATTGTGGATCAGGTCTTGCAACGGTGGCATCACATTGCGAGGTTCACAAGGCGCTCTCTTACTGTCGAAGATTTTCACCATTACTTGTTCTCCACAGATCTTAACCCTCCTCTTGGAAATCAGGTATGACCGTTTCTTGGTATTTCAGTCTTTCCCATAACTAGTTATAGCCAGAAGAATATAAGTAGAGAACAATCCACTATCAGAAATGTTGCTATTTCAACACCTAAACACAAGAAAAGCTCACACTTGACATGTTTTCATGTTACTTTCAGGTTTACCAAGATATGACAGCTCCTTTATctcattatttcatttataccGGCCATAATTCGTATTTGATTGGAAACCAATTCAGTAGCGACTGCAGTGATGTTCCAATAACAAAGGCACTGAAGAGAGGCGTAAGAGTGATAGAGCTCGATTTGTGGCCAAATTCTGCAAAAGATGATGTGCTGGTTCTTCATGGAAGGTATGCAGCTTAAGCCAAAAATCCAGACTCTGTAATCCCATGCCTCAATAGCTTGTAATGGGATGgtttgttccttttttttttttccatcctccaattttgatttaattgtgCATTTGAATGTAGGACCTTAACAACTCCCGTGGAACTAATTAAGTGCTTGAGAGCCATTAAAGAAAATGCTTTTTCTGCATCTCCATACCCTGTCATATTAACTTTTGAGGACCACTTAAACCCGCATCTGCAGGCTAAAGTAGCTCAGGTACTTAAATATTTTCCATATGCAATTTACCCTTCACAGCTACGTTTTTtggtttcattttcaatttatttgatcTGAACGCATGTGTTTGTAGATGATTACTCAAACATTTGGAGCGATGCTATACTCTCCTGAATCTGAATGTCTGAAAGAATTTCCTTCACCAGAAGAATTGAAGTATCGGATAATCATATCTACTAAACCTCCAAAGGAGCGCCGTGAAAAAAAAGGTATTAATAATAGAAAAGATATTTCAGCAAAGGGAAAAATTTCAACAGAAGACGTACTAGGGAAGGAGCCACCAGACCTTACAGCTAATCAAGCAGATGATGAGAGGGTAAGCTGTgaaattcatttcattttcctgTTCACTGGCATCATTTCTTCGGTTGTTTTACAGACTTGATTCTTTGTACTTGCAGAGTGATTATGATACAAGTGAACACAATCAATGTGACGAAGATAACACTGAAGCCTGTGATCGTGCAACTCGTGCATCAGGAGCGTTAGCGTACAAGCGTCTAATCGCCATTCATAATGGAAAACTGAAGGGTTGCCTGAAGGAGGAACTGAATCTTCAACTTGAAAAAGTTAGGCGTATAAGTTTGAGTGAACAGAAGTTCGAAAAAGCTGCTGTATCCTATGGAACAGATGTTGTGAGGTAAttgttaacttttattaaGAGGTTGATATATGTATGtctattttagttaatttctgtGTTGACTAACGAATTTTAATGCTTAGATTCACccagaaaaatattttgagaatatACCCCAAGCAAACTCGGGTTAACTCCTCAAATTACAAGCCAATGATTGG
This window of the Citrus sinensis cultivar Valencia sweet orange chromosome 8, DVS_A1.0, whole genome shotgun sequence genome carries:
- the LOC102623883 gene encoding phosphoinositide phospholipase C 4-like isoform X1; translation: MGSYLLCGLPACFTRKHKVAEAGPPADVKEMFKKYAEGGTHMTVEQLWQFLAEVQGHGGVSIEDAEQIVDQVLQRWHHIARFTRRSLTVEDFHHYLFSTDLNPPLGNQVYQDMTAPLSHYFIYTGHNSYLIGNQFSSDCSDVPITKALKRGVRVIELDLWPNSAKDDVLVLHGRTLTTPVELIKCLRAIKENAFSASPYPVILTFEDHLNPHLQAKVAQMITQTFGAMLYSPESECLKEFPSPEELKYRIIISTKPPKERREKKGINNRKDISAKGKISTEDVLGKEPPDLTANQADDERSDYDTSEHNQCDEDNTEACDRATRASGALAYKRLIAIHNGKLKGCLKEELNLQLEKVRRISLSEQKFEKAAVSYGTDVVRFTQKNILRIYPKQTRVNSSNYKPMIGWIHGAQMVALNMQGYGKSLWLMHGMFRANAGCGYVKKPNFLLKEGPDDQVFDPKEKLPVKKTLKVKAYMGDGWYLDFKQMNCKFWSPPQFYTRVGIAGVPADKKMKSTKKKVDNWTPVWDDEFTFPLTIPELALLRVEVRKYSMPEKDEFAGQTCLPVFQLRPGIHAVPLFDRKGEELGSARLLMRFEFYEADVLP
- the LOC102623883 gene encoding phosphoinositide phospholipase C 4-like isoform X2, translating into MGSYLLCGLPACFTRKHKVAEAGPPADVKEMFKKYAEGGTHMTVEQLWQFLAEVQGHGGVSIEDAEQIVDQVLQRWHHIARFTRRSLTVEDFHHYLFSTDLNPPLGNQVYQDMTAPLSHYFIYTGHNSYLIGNQFSSDCSDVPITKALKRGVRVIELDLWPNSAKDDVLVLHGRTLTTPVELIKCLRAIKENAFSASPYPVILTFEDHLNPHLQAKVAQMITQTFGAMLYSPESECLKEFPSPEELKYRIIISTKPPKERREKKGINNRKDISAKGKISTEDVLGKEPPDLTANQADDERSDYDTSEHNQCDEDNTEACDRATRASGALAYKRLIAIHNGKLKGCLKEELNLQLEKVRRISLSEQKFEKAAVSYGTDVVRFTQKNILRIYPKQTRVNSSNYKPMIGWIHGAQMVALNMQGYGKSLWLMHGMFRANAGCGYVKKPNFLLKEGPDDQVFDPKEKLPVKKTLKVKAYMGDGWYLDFKQMNCKFWSPPQFYTRA